Proteins found in one Pirellulales bacterium genomic segment:
- the hemB gene encoding porphobilinogen synthase, whose translation MNDASFPGPVGQAASPHFPTTRMRRLRQNPQLRALARDVNIEPGQLILPLFVRDQLAQRQPIASMPPHAQLALDDLAAEAAEAVRLGLGGVILFGIPEHKDATGSDAVSDQGIVQRAVRAVKQAAPQLLVISDICFCEYTQHGHCGLVNDRMGRVDVENDSTLELLGRQAVTHAKAGVDLVAPSGMMDGMVGAIRGALDTAGYDHLPIMSYAAKYASAFYGPFREAADSAPQFGDRRGYQMDPAAGAGQALREVALDLAEGADLVMVKPALAYLDIIRQVADAFPGVPLAAYNVSGEYSMIKAAAQNGWIDEQAAALESLIAIRRAGASVILTYWAKQVAGWLAT comes from the coding sequence ATGAACGACGCATCGTTTCCTGGTCCTGTCGGCCAGGCGGCCAGTCCACACTTTCCGACGACTCGTATGCGGCGCCTGCGGCAGAATCCGCAACTTCGAGCGTTGGCTCGCGACGTGAACATCGAGCCGGGTCAACTCATTCTGCCGCTGTTCGTCCGCGACCAACTGGCGCAGCGCCAGCCGATTGCGTCGATGCCGCCGCACGCGCAACTCGCCCTGGACGATCTGGCGGCCGAAGCGGCCGAAGCCGTTCGCCTGGGTCTGGGCGGTGTGATTCTGTTTGGCATTCCGGAGCACAAAGACGCCACCGGCAGCGATGCAGTGAGCGATCAAGGCATCGTGCAGCGCGCCGTTCGCGCGGTGAAGCAGGCCGCGCCGCAACTGCTGGTGATCTCCGACATTTGCTTTTGCGAGTACACGCAGCACGGACATTGCGGGCTGGTCAACGATCGCATGGGGCGCGTGGATGTCGAAAACGATTCGACACTCGAGTTGCTGGGGCGTCAGGCGGTGACCCACGCTAAAGCGGGGGTCGATTTGGTGGCGCCGAGCGGCATGATGGATGGCATGGTCGGCGCGATCCGCGGCGCGCTCGATACGGCAGGTTACGATCATTTGCCGATCATGAGCTACGCCGCCAAATACGCTAGCGCGTTCTATGGCCCCTTCCGCGAAGCGGCGGACAGCGCACCGCAATTCGGCGACCGGCGCGGCTATCAAATGGATCCGGCGGCCGGCGCGGGGCAAGCGTTGCGCGAGGTGGCGTTAGACCTGGCGGAAGGCGCCGACTTGGTGATGGTCAAACCGGCGCTCGCCTATCTCGATATCATCCGACAGGTGGCCGACGCTTTCCCAGGTGTCCCGCTCGCCGCCTACAACGTGTCGGGCGAGTACAGCATGATCAAGGCGGCCGCGCAAAACGGTTGGATCGACGAGCAGGCAGCGGCGCTGGAGTCGCTCATCGCCATCCGCCGGGCGGGCGCCAGCGTGATCCTCACCTACTGGGCAAAACAGGTCGCTGGCTGGCTGGCGACCTAG
- a CDS encoding pre-peptidase C-terminal domain-containing protein, with product MNPRWLAIGLVAIAAMLTTSRVVADDAPPDFARQVAPILAKYCAGCHNSTDKEGGLVLETFASLSHGGDNGPVVVASETAKSKLLLVLTGKAEPAMPPEGSEPPSTGEIGVLQRWIEAGAIGPANDSPAPSLNVPQIPLTAPARSAVFSAAWSADGKWVALGRYSRVELISAESRLPARTLAGPAGNVTALAFSRDGARLYAAGGEPGLYGEVAVIDCSTDQVVQKLKGHKDSLYAMALSPDGKLLATGSYDQKVLLWDLATGQSVATLEGHSGAVFDLAFAREGRLLASASADRTIKLWDVASRSRLDTLAQPLGEQYTVAFSPDGKVLIAGGADIRIRVWELSATAQEGANPLTVSKFAHQRTILRLAFSPDGATIASAAEDGAVRLFDAATLTERHTLEAQPDWPTAIAFSPDSKQLLVARADGGFRFYALDTGAPLPPPKPELAVLAPRGAQRGATARLRLSGKHLAGELKLELDAAPLATKIVEQDFAGSWAVVEAALPGELQPGDHELNVASAAGKSNVVKLHIDTLPQLVAIEPDDKASLDETALPVGIWGDLQNPGDSDFVRFHAEAGQTIVFELTARSIGSKLNGVLTLTNSAGAVLASNNDYQEGEDPLLAHTFQEAGSYVLRVNDLTQAGTPEHYYRLTIGALPYVTACYPLGVPADRESELELIGWNLAADARAKLPAAKSGELNVPLDAATQRFRKPLRVIVESLPETLEVEPNNQPAEATSLVVPGTANGRIMAATSSASADVDLVRFDSKGGEEWIIETNAARRGSPIDTRVEVLDSEGRPIPRVLLQATRASAINFRGIDAQVADVRVDNWEEMELNEYLYLGGEVARLFRMPQGPDSGFLLYERGGSRVCYFDTSATAHAVADACYIVQPQPPGTPLANNGLPVFSLSYSNDDDGQRQLGRDSRLSFTAPADGQYLVRVSDVRGMGGDRYAYRLTIRRPQPDFHIAIGGANPTIPPGSGRNLTFTADRIDGHDSEVKLEVTGLPPGFAITSPIVIPAGYNTAQASLYVAADSAVPTADNAKASRVTATSIVQGSLVTREVGGLGELKLGGKPSVTVRIEPAEIQLAPGGSVVAKLKIERSGFAGRVELDAENLPHGVIIDNIGLNGVLIPEGQTEREIFLTAREWVGETTRPFHVVTLEPGGEASPPAMLLVRKAAAVARAADAMTPPTQE from the coding sequence ATGAACCCTCGATGGCTGGCCATTGGACTCGTCGCGATCGCGGCGATGCTCACAACGAGTCGCGTTGTCGCGGACGACGCGCCTCCAGACTTTGCGCGTCAGGTAGCGCCGATCCTCGCCAAGTACTGTGCGGGCTGCCACAACAGCACGGACAAGGAAGGGGGCTTGGTGCTGGAGACATTTGCGTCGCTTTCTCACGGCGGCGACAACGGCCCGGTCGTCGTGGCGAGCGAAACAGCCAAGAGCAAATTGCTATTGGTGCTGACTGGCAAGGCCGAGCCGGCCATGCCGCCAGAGGGAAGCGAACCGCCCAGCACGGGGGAGATTGGCGTACTACAGCGGTGGATCGAGGCGGGCGCCATCGGGCCTGCAAATGATTCACCGGCGCCGAGCTTGAATGTCCCTCAGATTCCGCTCACGGCGCCAGCGCGCAGCGCGGTGTTCTCGGCGGCGTGGTCGGCTGACGGCAAATGGGTGGCGCTGGGGCGTTACTCGCGCGTCGAGCTGATATCCGCCGAGTCTCGCCTGCCGGCGCGAACACTTGCTGGTCCGGCTGGCAACGTGACCGCATTGGCCTTCAGTCGCGATGGCGCTCGGCTGTATGCGGCAGGGGGAGAACCGGGGCTCTACGGCGAAGTCGCCGTGATCGATTGCTCCACAGACCAAGTGGTTCAAAAACTCAAAGGGCACAAAGACAGTCTTTACGCCATGGCGCTGTCGCCCGATGGCAAGTTGCTGGCGACCGGCAGCTACGACCAGAAGGTGCTGCTATGGGATCTCGCCACTGGCCAATCGGTCGCGACGTTGGAGGGGCATAGTGGGGCCGTGTTCGATCTGGCGTTCGCGCGCGAAGGCCGATTGCTGGCCAGCGCCAGCGCCGACCGCACCATCAAGCTGTGGGACGTCGCCAGCCGAAGCCGACTGGATACGCTGGCTCAACCGCTCGGCGAGCAGTACACGGTGGCGTTCAGCCCCGATGGCAAAGTGCTGATTGCGGGCGGCGCCGACATTCGCATTCGAGTATGGGAGCTTAGCGCCACGGCCCAGGAGGGCGCCAATCCGCTCACGGTTTCCAAATTCGCGCATCAGCGTACGATTCTGCGACTGGCCTTTTCGCCCGACGGCGCCACGATCGCCAGCGCGGCGGAAGATGGCGCCGTGCGCTTGTTTGACGCGGCCACGCTCACGGAGAGGCATACCTTGGAGGCACAGCCCGACTGGCCCACCGCGATCGCATTTTCCCCCGACAGCAAGCAGCTTTTGGTTGCCCGCGCCGACGGCGGCTTTCGGTTCTATGCCTTGGACACCGGCGCGCCGCTTCCGCCACCCAAGCCCGAGCTGGCCGTGCTCGCGCCGCGCGGCGCACAGCGCGGCGCCACGGCGCGACTACGACTGTCGGGCAAGCACTTGGCGGGCGAACTGAAATTGGAACTTGATGCCGCGCCCCTGGCGACGAAGATTGTTGAACAAGATTTCGCCGGTTCCTGGGCGGTTGTCGAAGCAGCGCTGCCCGGCGAGTTGCAACCGGGCGATCACGAGTTGAACGTGGCGAGCGCGGCGGGCAAGAGCAACGTCGTTAAGTTGCACATCGACACCTTGCCGCAACTCGTTGCAATAGAACCTGATGACAAGGCCTCGCTGGACGAAACCGCGCTGCCCGTCGGAATCTGGGGTGATCTGCAAAACCCGGGCGACAGCGATTTTGTTCGCTTTCACGCGGAAGCGGGGCAGACCATCGTCTTCGAACTGACGGCGCGCTCGATCGGCAGCAAGCTGAATGGCGTGTTGACGTTGACCAATTCCGCCGGCGCCGTCCTTGCCAGCAACAACGACTATCAGGAAGGCGAAGATCCGCTGCTCGCGCACACCTTTCAAGAAGCGGGCAGCTATGTGCTGCGCGTCAACGACCTGACACAGGCTGGCACGCCAGAGCACTACTATCGACTCACAATCGGCGCGTTGCCGTATGTGACCGCATGCTACCCCTTGGGCGTGCCCGCCGATCGCGAAAGCGAATTGGAATTGATTGGCTGGAATCTGGCCGCCGACGCGCGAGCGAAGCTGCCTGCGGCCAAGTCTGGTGAGCTGAATGTGCCGCTCGACGCGGCCACTCAGCGCTTTCGCAAACCGCTGCGCGTGATCGTCGAGTCACTCCCCGAGACGCTGGAGGTCGAGCCAAACAATCAGCCCGCGGAAGCCACTTCGCTGGTTGTGCCAGGAACCGCCAATGGGCGCATCATGGCGGCTACATCGTCCGCCTCGGCGGATGTTGATCTGGTTCGTTTCGATTCCAAGGGCGGAGAAGAATGGATCATCGAAACCAACGCGGCGCGGCGCGGTTCGCCAATCGACACCAGGGTCGAGGTGCTCGACAGCGAGGGGCGCCCCATCCCGCGCGTGCTTTTGCAAGCCACGCGGGCATCGGCCATCAACTTTCGCGGCATCGACGCCCAGGTTGCTGATGTGCGGGTCGATAATTGGGAAGAGATGGAGCTAAACGAGTATCTCTATCTGGGCGGCGAGGTCGCACGGCTGTTCCGCATGCCGCAGGGGCCCGACTCCGGATTTTTGCTCTATGAACGTGGCGGCAGTCGCGTTTGTTACTTCGACACCAGCGCCACCGCGCATGCCGTCGCCGATGCTTGCTATATCGTACAACCTCAACCTCCCGGCACGCCGCTCGCCAACAACGGCCTGCCGGTCTTTTCGCTTTCGTACTCCAACGACGACGATGGCCAGCGCCAGTTGGGACGCGATAGCCGATTATCGTTCACGGCGCCCGCCGACGGGCAATATCTGGTTCGAGTAAGTGATGTGCGCGGCATGGGGGGCGACCGCTACGCCTATCGTTTGACGATTCGGCGACCGCAGCCTGATTTCCATATCGCGATTGGCGGCGCCAATCCGACGATTCCGCCCGGGAGCGGACGCAACCTCACCTTTACCGCCGATCGGATCGACGGGCACGACAGCGAAGTCAAGCTGGAAGTTACAGGCTTGCCACCGGGATTCGCAATCACATCTCCCATTGTCATTCCGGCCGGGTACAACACGGCGCAGGCGAGTCTGTACGTCGCCGCTGACTCTGCTGTGCCAACCGCGGACAACGCCAAGGCGAGCCGGGTAACTGCCACGAGCATCGTGCAAGGCTCGCTGGTCACGCGCGAGGTTGGCGGTCTTGGCGAACTGAAACTTGGCGGCAAGCCATCGGTGACTGTTCGCATCGAGCCTGCGGAGATCCAGTTGGCGCCTGGCGGCAGTGTCGTCGCGAAATTGAAGATTGAGCGCAGCGGGTTTGCGGGGCGCGTGGAACTCGACGCGGAGAATTTGCCGCACGGCGTCATCATCGACAACATCGGTTTGAACGGCGTACTGATTCCCGAGGGTCAAACTGAGCGGGAAATTTTTCTCACCGCGCGAGAATGGGTGGGCGAAACGACGCGCCCATTCCACGTCGTCACCTTGGAACCTGGCGGCGAAGCATCGCCCCCTGCGATGCTATTGGTTCGAAAAGCGGCCGCTGTCGCGCGGGCCGCCGACGCCATGACTCCCCCAACTCAAGAATGA
- a CDS encoding DUF1553 domain-containing protein — MERARLLLLLCFCMPWAAHLRAAEPSDSLVIAPGDFSLIGPHARQTVVVLRERAGRSLGAPHGEVTLMVDNPAILQIVDGVALPRANGSARITARVPTGEHAGLAATCQVQVTAFDQPFQWNFRNHVENVLTKGGCNSGACHGAAAGKNGFKLSLRAYDPERDYFTLTRQSFGRRIAPDDPGRSLLLTKPTGAIPHGGGVRFAVESRDYQVLAGWIASGAPAPADSDARLIRLELLPERALLRPGVTQQLITLAHYSDGRREDVTQWAKYTAADASVAEVNETGLVHVMGHGEGAVSAWFGSQVAIASITSPFESTVDASVFASAPRRNFIDDMVLEKLAELRIPPSPPASDAEFLRRAFLDTMGVLPTPDETRAFLADSAADKRDRLVESLLARPEYVDYWTYKWSDLLLVSSEKLPVPAMWAYHNWIRNRVAAGAPWDQFAREVITAQGNTLENGAANFFVLHEEPLDTAETISVAFLGMSINCARCHNHPLEKWTNDQYYAMANLLARVRVKSAAGEGARMVFSSSDGDLIQPATGKAQPPCPLDAEPMTADDPRDRRLVLADWVTSPENPYFSRAIVNRIWANYFGVGLVEAVDDLRLTNPASNAPLHQALAQYLKEQHFDTRALMRLILQSATYQRASAPVESNEVDRKFYSRYYPKRLMAEVMLDAFGQVTGTPGKFANYPPDWRALQLPDSKVANYFLKTFGRPDRVTTCECERTAEPTMVQALHIANGDSLNARLQAADSRIAQQLAAGLDHGQIVDELYLAALCRTPTDIERQSLVAQLNAAPAEERRLAIEDLYWSVLSSKEFLFNH, encoded by the coding sequence ATGGAGCGCGCTCGACTTTTATTGTTGCTGTGCTTTTGCATGCCGTGGGCCGCACACCTGCGGGCAGCGGAGCCAAGCGATTCGCTGGTGATCGCGCCGGGCGACTTCAGCTTGATTGGCCCCCATGCGCGGCAAACCGTGGTGGTGCTGCGGGAGCGAGCCGGGCGCTCGCTCGGCGCGCCGCATGGCGAGGTGACGTTGATGGTCGACAACCCCGCCATCTTGCAGATCGTGGATGGTGTGGCATTGCCCCGCGCTAATGGATCGGCGCGCATCACCGCGCGCGTGCCAACGGGCGAACATGCTGGTCTGGCAGCGACATGTCAGGTGCAGGTGACCGCGTTCGATCAGCCGTTTCAATGGAACTTTCGCAATCATGTTGAGAACGTGCTCACAAAAGGGGGATGCAATTCCGGCGCTTGCCATGGCGCGGCGGCCGGGAAGAATGGCTTCAAGTTGTCGCTCCGCGCCTACGATCCGGAGCGCGACTATTTCACACTCACGCGTCAATCGTTTGGGCGCCGTATTGCGCCGGACGATCCGGGGCGCAGCCTGCTGTTGACCAAGCCGACCGGCGCCATTCCGCACGGCGGCGGAGTGCGCTTCGCTGTTGAGTCGCGCGATTATCAAGTGCTGGCCGGCTGGATCGCCAGCGGCGCGCCGGCGCCTGCCGATAGCGATGCCCGGCTGATTCGGCTCGAATTGCTGCCGGAGCGCGCACTGCTGCGGCCCGGGGTGACGCAGCAATTGATCACGTTGGCGCACTATAGCGATGGACGTCGCGAAGACGTCACGCAGTGGGCCAAGTACACCGCCGCCGACGCTTCGGTGGCTGAGGTCAACGAAACCGGACTAGTCCACGTCATGGGGCATGGCGAGGGGGCGGTAAGCGCTTGGTTCGGCAGCCAAGTGGCGATCGCCTCGATCACGTCGCCATTCGAATCGACGGTTGACGCGAGCGTTTTCGCATCGGCGCCGCGCCGCAACTTCATCGACGACATGGTGCTGGAGAAACTGGCAGAACTGCGGATTCCGCCGTCGCCGCCAGCCAGCGACGCGGAGTTCTTGCGACGCGCGTTTCTCGACACGATGGGAGTCTTGCCGACGCCGGACGAGACGCGGGCGTTTCTGGCCGACAGCGCTGCGGACAAGCGAGATCGCCTCGTGGAGTCGCTGCTGGCGCGCCCGGAATATGTCGATTACTGGACCTACAAATGGTCGGACCTGTTGCTCGTCAGTTCTGAGAAGCTGCCCGTCCCCGCCATGTGGGCGTACCACAACTGGATTCGCAATCGCGTGGCGGCTGGCGCCCCCTGGGACCAGTTCGCCAGAGAGGTGATCACTGCGCAAGGCAACACCTTGGAAAACGGCGCGGCGAATTTCTTTGTCTTGCACGAAGAACCGCTCGACACCGCCGAGACGATCTCGGTGGCGTTTCTCGGCATGTCGATCAATTGCGCGCGATGCCACAACCATCCGCTCGAAAAATGGACCAACGACCAGTATTACGCCATGGCCAACCTGCTGGCGCGGGTGCGCGTCAAGTCGGCCGCTGGCGAGGGCGCGCGGATGGTTTTTTCGTCGAGCGACGGGGATTTGATTCAGCCCGCCACAGGCAAGGCGCAGCCCCCCTGCCCTCTCGATGCGGAGCCCATGACGGCCGACGACCCGCGTGATCGGCGCCTGGTGCTCGCCGATTGGGTCACTTCGCCCGAGAACCCCTATTTCAGCCGCGCGATCGTGAACCGCATCTGGGCGAATTACTTTGGCGTGGGACTGGTCGAAGCGGTCGACGACCTGCGACTCACCAATCCCGCCAGCAACGCCCCGTTGCACCAGGCTCTAGCGCAGTATTTGAAGGAGCAACACTTCGACACGCGAGCGCTCATGCGACTCATCCTGCAATCGGCCACTTACCAGCGGGCCAGCGCGCCGGTCGAGTCGAACGAGGTCGATCGCAAGTTCTACTCCCGATACTACCCCAAGCGACTCATGGCCGAGGTAATGCTCGACGCCTTCGGCCAGGTCACCGGCACGCCCGGCAAGTTCGCGAACTACCCACCCGATTGGCGGGCCTTGCAACTTCCCGACTCGAAAGTGGCCAACTATTTCTTGAAGACCTTTGGTCGGCCAGACCGCGTGACTACCTGCGAATGCGAACGCACGGCTGAGCCAACCATGGTGCAGGCCCTGCACATCGCCAATGGCGACTCGCTGAATGCCCGGCTGCAAGCCGCCGATAGTCGCATTGCGCAGCAACTTGCCGCGGGTCTCGATCACGGACAAATCGTCGATGAGCTGTACCTCGCCGCGCTCTGCCGGACGCCGACTGACATCGAAAGGCAGAGTCTGGTCGCCCAGCTCAACGCGGCGCCCGCCGAAGAGCGTCGGCTGGCGATCGAGGATTTGTACTGGAGCGTGTTGAGCAGCAAAGAGTTTCTCTTTAATCACTGA
- a CDS encoding DUF1501 domain-containing protein, which produces MLIEGQPSTSRRQILRKGAAALGAVSLPASACRADTSAPAAGNVIYVFLSGGLSQHESFDPKPAAPDTVRGEFQPIATRTPGVMICEHLPMLAARSDRWSLVRSLTHASNDHSAGHHIMLTGRALIPPAFDVNSPRPTDWPSIAAVAGAVLPTPQSLPPAVVLPERLIHRTGRVIPGQFAGEMGARRDPWFIEASPYNAATYGAYPEYLFHHRTGPADSAGLVFRAPNLALPAGLDASRLGSRLSLLANMERQREQQALPVFERAQSQAVSLLTHGQVQQAFDVTRADNATQDRYGRNSFGWSCLMAARLVESGARFVQVNLGNNETWDTHEGIFPNLKNYLLPPMDRAVSTLLDDLHDRGLLDSTLVVVAGEFGRTPRVSTIPGASQAGRDHWGRVQSVLMAGGGVRGGQIIGASDRMGGAPNDAPHTPEELAATMYKTLGIDASAVWHDAVGRPHPVYHGSPIADLF; this is translated from the coding sequence ATGCTAATCGAAGGCCAACCTTCCACTTCGCGCCGGCAAATCTTGCGAAAGGGCGCGGCGGCGCTTGGCGCGGTCAGTTTGCCTGCAAGCGCTTGCCGCGCGGATACTAGCGCGCCTGCGGCCGGCAATGTGATTTACGTCTTCCTGTCGGGGGGGCTATCGCAGCACGAAAGCTTCGACCCCAAGCCCGCGGCGCCAGACACCGTGCGCGGAGAATTTCAGCCCATCGCCACCCGCACGCCTGGAGTGATGATATGCGAACACCTGCCGATGTTGGCCGCGCGCAGCGATCGCTGGTCGCTGGTCCGATCTCTGACGCATGCCTCGAACGATCATTCGGCCGGGCACCATATCATGCTCACTGGCCGCGCTTTGATTCCGCCCGCCTTCGACGTGAATAGCCCCCGACCAACCGACTGGCCGTCGATCGCCGCCGTTGCCGGCGCGGTGCTGCCGACGCCGCAATCGTTGCCGCCCGCCGTGGTCTTGCCCGAACGTTTGATTCACCGCACGGGCAGGGTCATCCCCGGTCAGTTCGCGGGTGAGATGGGCGCGCGGCGCGACCCGTGGTTCATCGAGGCATCGCCGTACAACGCCGCGACCTATGGCGCGTATCCAGAATACCTGTTTCATCATCGCACGGGTCCGGCAGACAGCGCGGGACTGGTTTTTCGCGCGCCGAACCTAGCGTTGCCTGCTGGATTAGACGCTTCGCGACTCGGCAGTCGATTGTCGCTGCTAGCCAACATGGAACGACAGCGCGAGCAGCAGGCGTTGCCGGTGTTCGAGCGGGCGCAATCACAAGCGGTCTCGCTATTGACTCATGGCCAGGTTCAGCAAGCGTTCGACGTCACGCGCGCCGATAACGCGACCCAAGATCGTTATGGCCGCAACTCGTTTGGCTGGTCGTGCCTCATGGCGGCGCGGCTAGTCGAGTCGGGAGCGCGTTTTGTGCAGGTGAACTTAGGCAATAACGAAACGTGGGACACGCACGAGGGAATCTTTCCTAATTTGAAGAACTATCTACTTCCGCCGATGGATCGCGCGGTTTCGACGCTGCTCGACGACCTGCACGATCGTGGCCTGCTCGATTCCACACTTGTGGTGGTCGCGGGAGAATTTGGAAGAACACCGCGAGTATCGACGATCCCCGGCGCCAGCCAAGCGGGGCGCGATCATTGGGGCCGCGTGCAGAGCGTCCTAATGGCTGGCGGCGGCGTGCGCGGCGGACAAATCATTGGCGCCTCGGACCGAATGGGGGGCGCGCCCAACGACGCGCCGCACACGCCCGAAGAGTTGGCGGCGACCATGTATAAGACGCTGGGGATCGACGCCAGCGCGGTATGGCACGATGCGGTTGGTCGTCCACATCCCGTGTATCACGGCTCGCCCATCGCTGATTTGTTCTGA
- a CDS encoding BON domain-containing protein gives MSTKPRTSGTSVPRSASVLSITERIASVYEQSGHLTLRDIVCHEHEGVVILRGRVPSFYCKQLAQSLIANLPGVLEVSNLLEVRGGLAQDAGASP, from the coding sequence ATGTCGACCAAGCCGCGAACATCGGGCACTTCGGTCCCCCGCAGCGCCAGTGTGCTTTCGATTACTGAGCGCATCGCCAGTGTGTACGAACAGAGCGGTCATCTGACGCTCCGCGACATCGTGTGCCACGAACATGAAGGCGTGGTGATATTGCGGGGACGTGTGCCAAGTTTCTACTGCAAGCAACTTGCTCAAAGCCTCATCGCCAATTTGCCGGGCGTGCTCGAGGTAAGCAATCTATTGGAAGTGCGAGGAGGCCTGGCGCAGGACGCCGGTGCTTCTCCGTAG